A genomic region of Lates calcarifer isolate ASB-BC8 linkage group LG9, TLL_Latcal_v3, whole genome shotgun sequence contains the following coding sequences:
- the il6st gene encoding interleukin-6 receptor subunit beta, producing the protein MLSARVSQLLVLACLASCLPARGENDSHLVIAPQDPVLDIETNFTATCMIINTAEVTVDDLYWTLSGTTVPKEQYTKINRTTLNVTLRVTSEERELLMCRCKKVSVSVILNEGKFMHGIFLTKGYLPGKPENLSCIAPQEGKQISPTVTCYWEPVGRQSKDVPTTYTLFFKTINDVTYNVSTQESSSQVFLKIFPMFMEVEVWVVAHNKLGTIESEHLNKEASYFVKTNPPTDIKVISERSFPTSLLINWTRPIGKQYVTLTYEIRFCPSGSQNWTYVPRVDTAKDILSFRLQYLQPYTVYITQVRCKTDREGYGYWSEWSTSVSKRTPEARPKGKPDLWKIMADSNSINGRQVQFMCKDPVFTNGRIIRYEIEIQDQKDKVKNEWESIPVNRSEADSSSIQRKVTVLKEIHLPDKKSIHVSIIAVNSEGKSDAASLIIPEKAHELDPVEELRVWPDGGQMWLEWKPPSNRAASEYVVEWVTGDKIDWQREDRSTTRTVIKGKLEKFICYTVSVYPIYSGKVIGKPASKEVYQEEGAPLEGPIVSLNGKPGRNEAELVWTEIPKYRRQGFITSYTIYCTSETSRDTREITVPANTTSYTLRSLSGNTNYAISIKASTKGGSVTGINHSFTTLKYAQGEIELIVVGVSLGFLFVVVMTMLLCIYKKDVIKRNLWPQIPNPGESTIGNWSPDYPLKAETPKENCVSGISVLDVDACDGKCVFEEDKASLPLKKDKYLSEEHSSGIGGSSCMSSPRQSVSDSDEGGDMADTTASTVQYSSVVASNGYKGQTPSSQPQQSIFSRSESTQPLLDSEENSDMLVQEGSRQSHRFPQQPCFTHSTNSADFNQMEMEQQEVLEPLDFCPLEEDSEQTTPTDDQSADWLPAAPVSSYMPQLGGYRPQ; encoded by the exons ATGCTGTCTGCGAGAGTGTCCCAGCTGCTGGTATTAGCTTGCCTTGCCTCTTGTCTACCCGCTAGAGGTG AAAATGACAGCCATTTGGTGATAGCCCCACAGGATCCAGTGCTTGACATTGAGACTAACTTCACAGCTACATGCATGATCATTAACACAGCTGAAGTTACAGTAGATGACCTCTACTGGACTCTTTCTGGAACTACTGTACCCAAAGAACAGTACACTAAAATCAACAGAACAACTCTCAATGTCACTCTCCGTGTGACCAGTGAAGAAAGAGAATTGTTAATGTGCCGTTGCAAGAAGGTATCAGTCAGTGTTATCCTGAATGAAGGCAAATTTATGCACGGGATCTTCCTTACAAAAGGCT ATCTTCCAGGAAAGCCTGAGAATCTGTCCTGTATAGCCCCTCAGGAGGGAAAGCAAATATCTCCAACTGTCACCTGTTACTGGGAACCAGTAGGACGCCAAAGCAAAGATGTCCCTACAACATacacactgttttttaaaaccatCAA tgaTGTCACCTATAATGTGTCAACTCAAGAAAGCAGTTCCCAAGTATTTCTGAAAATTTTCCCCATGTTTATGGAAGTGGAGGTCTGGGTGGTGGCACACAATAAACTGGGAACAATTGAGTCTGAACATCTGAATAAAGAAGCCAGCTATTTTG TGAAAACAAACCCTCCAACAGACATCAAGGTCATTTCAGAGAGGAGTTTTCCAACCTCCCTCCTCATTAACTGGACTCGTCCCATTGGCAAACAATATGTGACATTAACATATGAAATCAGATTCTGCCCAAGTGGATCTCAGAATTGGACATAT gtACCTCGTGTGGACACTGCCAAAGACATACTGTCCTTCAGACTCCAGTATCTTCAGCCATACACAGTTTATATCACTCAGGTGCGCTGCAAAACTGATAGAGAGGGCTACGGTTACTGGAGTGAATGGAGCACCAGTGTGTCCAAGAGAACACCAGAGGCCC GACCAAAAGGTAAACCGGACTTGTGGAAAATCATGGCTGATAGTAACAGCATTAATGGCCGACAAGTGCAGTTTATGTGCAAG GATCCTGTGTTTACTAATGGGAGGATAATACGATATGAAATAGAGATCCAAGACCAAAAGGATAAAGTCAAGAATGAGTGGGAGAGTATCCCAGTCAACAGGTCAGAGGCTGACAGCAGCTCTATCCAGAGGAAAGTTACTGTCCTTAAAGAGATTCACCTGCCTGACAAGAAATCCATACACGTGTCCATCATTGCCGTCAATTCTGAGGGAAAATCTGATGCAGCATCGTTAATCATCCCTGAAAAAGCACATG aACTTGACCCAGTGGAAGAGTTGAGGGTATGGCCTGATGGGGGCCAGATGTGGTTGGAATGGAAACCCCCCAGCAACAGAGCTGCGTCAGAGTATGTGGTGGAGTGGGTCACTGGTGATAAGATAGACTGGCAGAGGGAAGACAGAAGCACCACACGCACTGTCATTAAAG GCAAACTGGAGAAGTTTATTTGCtacactgtgtctgtgtatccaaTATACTCTGGAAAAGTGATTGGGAAGCCAGCAAGTAAAGAAGTCTATCAGGAGGAAGGAG CTCCACTGGAAGGCCCCATTGTTAGTCTGAATGGTAAACCAGGACGTAATGAAGCTGAGCTAGTGTGGACAGAGATTCCCAAATATAGACGGCAAGGCTTCATCACAAGCTACACGATATATTGTACAAGTGAGACTTCGCGAGACACACGTG AGATAACAGTGCCAGCTAACACCACCTCATACACTCTGAGGTCATTGTCAGGCAACACCAACTATGCCATTTCAATCAAGGCTTCAACCAAAGGAGGCTCAGTCACTGGCATTAATCACTCATTCACCACTCTGAAATATG CACAAGGAGAGATTGAGCTCATCGTGGTTGGAGTAAGCCTTGGCTTTCTGTTCGTTGTTGTCATGACCATGCTGCTCTGTATCTACAAAAAAGATGT GATCAAGAGGAACCTCTGGCCTCAGATTCCAAACCCTGGAGAAAGCACCATTGGAAACTGGTCTCCTGATTATCCTTTGAAA GCAGAGACACCAAAGGAGAACTGTGTGTCTGGCATCAGTGTGCTTGATGTGGATGCGTGTGATGGAAAGTGTGTATTTGAGGAGGACAAGGCCAGTCTTCCTCTGAAGAAGGACAAGTATCTGTCTGAGGAGCACAGCAGTGGCATCGGTGGCTCCTCCTGCATGTCCTCACCTCGCCAGAGTGTGTCTGACAGCGATGAGGGCGGTGACATGGCTGACACTACAGCCAGCACTGTTCAGTACTCCTCGGTGGTGGCCTCCAATGGTTATAAGGGTCAGACCCCAAGCTCCCAACCCCAGCAGTCCATATTTTCACGGTCTGAGTCCACGCAGCCCCTGCTGGACTCTGAGGAGAACTCAGACATGTTGGTGCAGGAGGGCAGCAGACAGTCCCACCGGTTCCCACAACAGCCCTGCTTCACACACAGCACCAACTCTGCTGACTTCAACCAGATGGAgatggagcagcaggaggtgcTGGAGCCTCTGGACTTCTGTCCCCTGGAGGAGGACTCAGAGCAGACAACACCTACAGACGACCAGTCAGCTGACTGGCTGCCAGCAGCACCAGTCTCCAGCTACATGCCTCAGCTGGGTGGCTACAGGCCACAGTGA
- the purg gene encoding purine-rich element-binding protein gamma — protein sequence MMADGCCRGMERGRGKIASDSLPRPTYPQQYVQSGSQQQGNDIQELASKRVDIQKKRFYLDVKQSVRGRFLKIAEVWIGRGRHDNIRKSKLTLSMSMAPALRYCLGDFIDYYARIGLRGGLAPPQLEEHSNNGQGRAHDSRRRTQEQHAALSPTGSAVSDDHAHRVLKSEFIERDNRKYFLDLKENQRGRFLRIRQTVSKGHGTMGYYGQGIEQTIVLPAQGLIEFRDALSQLIEDYGDDESDDRGRAGSRNHDDNPELPEAASFRVDNKRFYFDVGSNRYGIFLKISEVRQPYRNTITVPLKAWARFGENFIRYEEEMRRIFSCHKEKRTDARQDSEEQED from the coding sequence ATGATGGCTGATGGATGTTGCAGAGGGATGGAAAGAGGCAGGGGTAAGATTGCATCAGATTCTTTACCGAGACCCACTTATCCCCAGCAATATGTCCAGAGCGGATCACAGCAGCAGGGCAATGACATCCAGGAGTTAGCCTCCAAACGCGTCGACATCCAGAAGAAACGCTTCTATCTAGATGTAAAGCAGAGCGTACGTGGACGCTTCCTCAAAATTGCCGAGGTGTGGATTGGAAGAGGCCGTCATGATAACATCAGGAAGAGCAAGCTGACGCTGTCTATGTCTATGGCCCCCGCTCTACGGTACTGCCTGGGAGACTTTATAGATTATTATGCCCGGATCGGACTGCGGGGGGGCCTGGCGCCTCCGCAGCTCGAGGAGCACAGCAACAACGGCCAGGGCCGCGCGCATGACTCCCGCAGAAGAACACAGGAGCAGCACGCGGCGCTGTCTCCCACCGGCTCTGCGGTGTCCGACGACCATGCCCACCGCGTGCTGAAGAGTGAATTCATCGAGAGGGACAACAGAAAGTACTTCCTGGACCTAAAAGAGAACCAGAGAGGTCGGTTTCTCCGCATACGACAGACTGTCAGCAAAGGACACGGTACGATGGGTTACTACGGCCAGGGGATCGAGCAGACCATAGTGCTGCCCGCGCAGGGGCTCATCGAGTTCAGAGACGCGCTGTCACAGCTCATCGAAGACTACGGCGACGACGAGAGCGACGACCGCGGCCGAGCCGGGTCCAGGAATCACGACGACAACCCCGAGCTTCCAGAGGCTGCGTCTTTTCGGGTGGACAACAAGAGATTTTACTTCGACGTCGGTTCTAACCGGTATggtatctttttaaaaattagcGAAGTGCGGCAGCCGTACAGAAACACCATCACAGTTCCTCTCAAAGCCTGGGCTAGATTTGGCGAAAATTTCATCAGGTACGAGGAAGAAATGCGACGGATTTTCTCGTGTCACAAAGAAAAGCGGACAGATGCTCGGCAGGACAGCGAGGAGCAGGAGGACTGA